One genomic segment of Myxococcales bacterium includes these proteins:
- the bamD gene encoding outer membrane protein assembly factor BamD, with the protein MTDPKRLIGDANEDEFVKSLLRGGINDAPSPAVKAEALKLALEAGGGGAAASSTGASATLKWWLVGGVGLALVGAAVWSATSTSTSNITGRSPEGTESSHVDGSVRTLVTSTSTSTPTPTSTSTSTSRTPTPTPKPVASGAPADLAQEILALDKARQALKSQGPAAALLELGAYDRAFPQGTLRQEADLLRIEARVANGDMTEARRLGDNFQRKHPGSAHARRVRSLLGERDGGE; encoded by the coding sequence GTGACCGATCCCAAGCGACTCATCGGCGATGCCAACGAGGATGAGTTCGTCAAGAGCCTCCTCCGCGGCGGCATCAACGATGCGCCTTCGCCGGCCGTGAAGGCGGAGGCGCTCAAGCTAGCGCTCGAGGCCGGCGGCGGCGGCGCGGCAGCAAGCAGCACGGGGGCCTCGGCGACGCTCAAGTGGTGGCTCGTTGGTGGGGTCGGCTTGGCCCTCGTGGGCGCAGCCGTTTGGAGCGCGACCTCGACCTCGACCTCGAACATTACTGGACGGAGTCCCGAAGGGACGGAGTCCAGTCATGTCGACGGGTCCGTCAGGACCCTAGTCACCTCGACCTCGACCTCGACCCCGACCCCGACCTCGACCTCGACCTCGACCTCCCGGACCCCGACCCCGACCCCTAAGCCGGTTGCGAGCGGCGCGCCGGCCGACCTCGCCCAAGAGATCCTCGCCCTCGACAAGGCGCGACAGGCGCTGAAATCGCAGGGACCGGCCGCTGCACTTCTTGAGCTGGGGGCTTACGATCGCGCGTTCCCGCAGGGGACGTTGAGGCAAGAGGCCGATCTGCTTCGCATCGAGGCGCGCGTGGCGAACGGCGACATGACAGAGGCCAGGCGCCTGGGAGACAACTTTCAACGGAAGCACCCAGGGAGCGCCCACGCGCGGCGGGTGCGCTCCCTGCTCGGTGAACGCGACGGGGGCGAGTAG
- a CDS encoding sigma-70 family RNA polymerase sigma factor has product MEPGGDRPAIPVSGQSSSNSVRIEGLVRAQFDFVWRTARRLGLPDAAADDAAQQTFIVASRRIDDIEAGKERAFLYRTLTNVMAEQRRAYARKREDLSDQEYVAGLADPRPNPEQSMADAQARELLDRALAGLDDDARQVFVLFELEGMTVPEIASALEIPGGTAASRLRRAREQFDKSAKRLRAALEGGRS; this is encoded by the coding sequence ATGGAGCCCGGAGGGGATCGTCCCGCGATCCCCGTCAGCGGCCAAAGCAGCAGCAATTCCGTGCGCATCGAGGGACTCGTGCGAGCACAATTCGACTTCGTCTGGCGCACCGCTCGCCGTCTCGGCCTCCCCGACGCGGCGGCCGACGACGCGGCTCAGCAGACGTTCATCGTCGCGTCGCGCCGCATCGACGACATCGAGGCAGGCAAAGAGCGCGCGTTTCTCTACCGAACGCTGACGAACGTGATGGCGGAGCAACGCCGCGCCTACGCGCGAAAGCGCGAAGACCTCAGCGATCAAGAGTACGTCGCGGGGCTCGCCGACCCGCGGCCGAACCCTGAGCAATCGATGGCCGACGCGCAAGCGCGCGAGCTGCTCGACCGCGCGCTCGCGGGCCTCGACGACGACGCACGTCAGGTCTTCGTCCTCTTCGAGCTTGAAGGCATGACGGTGCCGGAGATCGCCTCCGCGCTCGAGATTCCTGGCGGCACCGCGGCGTCGCGCCTGCGGCGCGCCCGCGAGCAGTTCGACAAGAGCGCGAAGCGGCTCCGCGCCGCGCTGGAAGGAGGGCGCTCGTGA